From the Theobroma cacao cultivar B97-61/B2 chromosome 2, Criollo_cocoa_genome_V2, whole genome shotgun sequence genome, one window contains:
- the LOC18608583 gene encoding uncharacterized protein At5g23160: MKNVSRNKFLLCFRPVVDMDVMLESKAVVVDRSQNQASTYVGVKNKEDIKPSMTKSSVSDTENSIVILRPGKKTFSQVIKAVVFEIILVKRVLDRKVIHQGSYSSKHSFPLSSRDKLLDASLGKSVNKVLAGKEIRDTISKSNSVSSVSSCSSSSSSSSPNSTQNQKRQKLQNKNTYSNHRESEMNPKHEQIERGSSSNSAIFLLLASLAVTIFWGKICAIFFTSMWLYFLPHQQPADVIGNLENMKRIPEAKSRDYKKSVIMEGLLERNHNRGTLNF; encoded by the exons ATGAAGAACGTTTCGAGGAACAAGTTTTTGCTCTGTTTTAGACCCGTTGTTGATATGGACGTGATGCTTGAGTCCAAAGCAGTTGTGGTTGATCGTTCCCAAAATCAGGCCTCAACATATGTTGGCGTTAAAAACAAGGAGGATATTAAGCCTTCAATGACTAAGTCTTCAGTTTCTGATACAGAAAATTCGATCGTGATTCTTCGTCCTGGAAAGAAAACATTTTCCCAAGTGATCAAAGCTGTTGTCTTCGAGATCATATTG GTTAAGAGGGTTCTAGATAGGAAAGTTATTCATCAGGGGTCATATTCATCAAAGCACAGTTTCCCATTAAGCAGCCGTGATAAGTTGTTGGATGCAAGTCTAGGTAAATCAGTAAACAAGGTTTTGGCCGGCAAAGAAATTCGAGATACTATTTCCAAGTCCAACTCAGTGTCATCAGTATCATCTTGTTCTTCATCGTCATCATCGTCTTCCCCAAATTCAACGCAAAACCAAAAGAGGCAAAAGCTGCAAAACAAGAATACTTACAGCAACCATCGAGAAAGTGAAATGAACCCTAAACATGAACAAATAGAGAGGGGTTCAAGTTCAAACAGTGCCATTTTTTTGCTTCTCGCTAGTCTAGCAGTGACAATCTTCTGGGGCAAAATTTGTGCGATATTCTTCACATCAATGTGGCTTTACTTTCTCCCTCATCAACAACCTGCCGATGTTATTGGAAATCTGGAAAACATGAAAAGAATCCCGGAAGCGAAGTCAAGAGATTACAAAAAAAGTGTCATAATGGAAGGGCTGCTCGAAAGGAATCACAACAGAGGGACATTAAATTTTtga